The Coleofasciculus chthonoplastes PCC 7420 genome includes a window with the following:
- a CDS encoding ImmA/IrrE family metallo-endopeptidase has protein sequence MLLLETETAVLAAQKARYHYNLGMAPLVNLRSFLEAQGLMIFIIPFGKEQNAISGLFLSHPKLGNIIAINQAQTDSRLSFSLAHGLAHRLYQYDQPAILCHHGVTNPLECFAERFAAYFLIPSAALQERLHSLGVKRVRHPAEVVHLAHYFGVSYEEMLVRLDLEHQLAGSQEDFKRIQPARLSRNLGYSSSFEESGEGFLPVEKRLPRIFLELAYRAVLADKLSRRRVAEMLGISDIELEDRLCTNEQTLEEIAS, from the coding sequence ATGCTCTTACTTGAAACCGAGACGGCGGTGTTAGCGGCTCAAAAGGCTCGATATCACTACAACTTGGGAATGGCACCTCTAGTTAATTTGCGAAGCTTCTTAGAGGCTCAAGGATTAATGATATTTATCATTCCCTTTGGTAAGGAACAAAATGCTATATCTGGGCTATTTTTGTCTCATCCCAAACTGGGAAATATTATTGCCATTAACCAAGCCCAGACTGATTCTCGTCTCTCTTTTAGCTTGGCTCATGGATTAGCTCATCGTCTCTATCAATATGACCAACCCGCTATTCTTTGTCACCATGGAGTTACTAATCCGTTAGAATGCTTTGCTGAACGATTTGCGGCTTATTTCCTGATTCCTTCAGCAGCATTGCAGGAACGTTTACATAGTCTGGGAGTAAAACGGGTGAGGCATCCGGCGGAAGTTGTGCATTTAGCCCACTACTTCGGCGTTAGCTATGAAGAAATGTTAGTTCGATTGGATTTGGAACATCAACTCGCAGGTTCTCAGGAAGACTTTAAGCGGATTCAGCCCGCACGTTTATCTCGAAATTTGGGTTATAGTTCTTCGTTTGAGGAGAGTGGAGAGGGTTTTCTTCCTGTAGAAAAACGTTTACCTAGAATTTTCCTAGAACTTGCCTATCGTGCTGTTCTAGCGGACAAGTTATCCCGGCGGCGAGTAGCGGAAATGTTGGGTATTAGCGATATTGAATTGGAGGATCGTCTGTGTACGAATGAGCAAACACTTGAAGAAATTGCCAGTTAA
- a CDS encoding helix-turn-helix domain-containing protein yields MASLFSPKPQEYLAKSDGVQHMNMNYEILGQRLRLARERSRISQTEAAQVIDVTAAALNQYESGKRRVDALT; encoded by the coding sequence GTGGCTTCTTTGTTTTCACCCAAGCCTCAAGAATACCTGGCAAAGTCAGATGGGGTTCAACACATGAACATGAATTACGAAATTCTCGGTCAGCGCCTGCGACTAGCGCGTGAGCGATCTCGAATAAGTCAAACTGAAGCCGCTCAAGTTATAGATGTCACGGCGGCGGCTCTAAACCAGTATGAGAGCGGAAAGCGTCGGGTAGATGCTCTTACTTGA